A genomic segment from Neobacillus sp. YX16 encodes:
- a CDS encoding DUF4931 domain-containing protein: MKNSHLHFDTSIGVKKPESIRNKQQACPFCAREELTDLIEVDGPIILLKNKYPVLENAYQTVLIETDDCHGELSTYELPYLHKLLQFALRNWLELDRTGKYESVILFKNYGPLSGGTIAHPHMQIIGLNDINYKEGIAEEVFEGIVIKEKNGVRLTLSTKPKVGFYEFNIDMEDSSYNETFGVQLQKSVHYILNNFPFKASSYNLFFHHYNRRIYVKIVPRFVTTPLYIGYGIPQVPNNLHWMADDIKSKYFSDSGSA, from the coding sequence TTGAAAAATAGCCATCTACATTTTGATACTTCCATCGGAGTTAAGAAACCAGAAAGTATAAGAAATAAACAGCAGGCATGCCCTTTTTGTGCGCGCGAGGAGTTAACAGATCTGATTGAAGTAGATGGACCTATCATTCTTTTGAAAAATAAATATCCTGTTTTGGAGAATGCCTATCAAACGGTATTAATTGAAACAGATGATTGTCATGGCGAATTATCTACCTATGAACTTCCATATCTACATAAATTGCTCCAATTTGCCTTAAGAAATTGGCTTGAATTAGATAGAACGGGAAAATATGAATCCGTGATTTTATTTAAAAATTATGGTCCATTGTCAGGGGGGACCATCGCACATCCCCATATGCAAATAATAGGGTTAAATGATATTAACTATAAGGAAGGTATCGCGGAGGAAGTGTTTGAGGGTATTGTTATAAAGGAAAAAAATGGGGTAAGGTTAACTTTATCGACAAAGCCGAAGGTAGGCTTTTATGAGTTTAATATCGATATGGAAGATTCCAGCTACAATGAAACCTTTGGAGTCCAGCTTCAAAAATCGGTACATTATATTCTAAATAACTTCCCATTTAAAGCCAGCAGCTATAATCTCTTCTTTCATCATTATAATAGAAGAATTTATGTTAAAATTGTCCCCAGGTTTGTCACGACTCCGCTTTATATCGGCTACGGGATTCCACAGGTACCTAATAATTTACATTGGATGGCAGATGATATTAAAAGTAAATATTTCTCTGACAGTGGAAGTGCCTAA
- a CDS encoding undecaprenyl-diphosphate phosphatase — MLSKLEAFILGIIQGLTEFLPISSTGHLYLGRNLFGLQEAGLLLDTMLHVGTLLAVFVFYKDEFVKIIKNPFSKLTFLLIVGTIPAVVIGLLFKDYFEEISKTGVTIGWEFLVTGLFLWIADSAKNGYKKMDDISYTDALIIGSFQAAAIFPAISRSGFTIVAALWRKLDRESAAYFSFLLSTPAIAGAVVLQSMDLFGGAGEEISLSALIVGILSSALFGYFAVKWMIGYLKKHSLKPFAIYVWVLGFAVLFFQFTGKF; from the coding sequence ATGTTAAGTAAATTAGAAGCATTCATATTAGGGATTATCCAAGGGTTAACTGAATTTTTACCAATTAGCAGTACGGGACATTTATATTTAGGCCGGAATTTATTTGGATTACAAGAAGCCGGCCTATTACTTGATACGATGCTGCACGTTGGTACCTTGCTGGCTGTTTTTGTCTTCTATAAGGACGAGTTTGTTAAGATTATTAAAAATCCCTTTAGTAAGCTTACCTTCCTGTTAATCGTTGGAACCATTCCAGCTGTTGTGATTGGTTTACTTTTTAAGGATTACTTTGAGGAGATTTCGAAGACGGGAGTTACCATTGGATGGGAGTTTTTAGTTACCGGTTTGTTTCTTTGGATTGCCGATTCAGCAAAAAATGGCTATAAAAAGATGGATGATATTAGTTATACAGATGCTTTAATTATTGGTTCCTTTCAAGCTGCTGCAATATTCCCCGCGATATCACGCTCTGGCTTCACGATTGTGGCTGCCTTATGGAGAAAGTTAGACCGTGAAAGTGCTGCCTATTTCTCCTTTCTGTTATCTACACCTGCCATTGCAGGAGCGGTCGTTCTTCAATCAATGGATTTATTTGGCGGTGCAGGAGAAGAAATCTCATTATCTGCGTTAATTGTTGGTATTCTATCCTCTGCTCTTTTCGGTTATTTTGCAGTAAAGTGGATGATTGGTTATCTAAAGAAGCACTCATTAAAGCCGTTTGCCATTTATGTCTGGGTATTAGGCTTTGCGGTATTATTTTTCCAGTTTACAGGGAAATTCTAA
- a CDS encoding NAD(P)H-dependent oxidoreductase, whose amino-acid sequence MSKLLYITVNPKNDIKLSKGMQLGEAFLEEFKKQIPEVEIEHMHLYDMDIPQIDMDLLYARAKLSFMGKTFDELTEGEQKQITAMHALADRFIAADYYVFVTPIWNFGSPAILKAFLDNLFIVNKTFVNTHEGAKGLLTNRKALHIQTRGGVYSTGPMVEFEFGDRFLTKVLGFLGMEVMPTVFAEGMDHFPKEVPEIMAKAKEKAIEAAKEMAKETVTV is encoded by the coding sequence ATGTCTAAACTTCTATACATTACCGTTAACCCGAAAAATGATATAAAGCTTTCGAAAGGGATGCAGCTTGGCGAAGCATTTCTTGAAGAATTTAAAAAACAAATTCCAGAAGTAGAAATTGAACATATGCATTTATATGATATGGATATCCCGCAAATTGATATGGATTTGTTATATGCCCGCGCTAAATTATCCTTCATGGGCAAAACGTTTGATGAACTTACAGAGGGAGAACAAAAACAAATTACAGCTATGCATGCATTAGCAGACCGCTTCATTGCAGCTGATTATTATGTATTTGTTACACCAATCTGGAACTTTGGCTCACCTGCCATTTTAAAAGCATTCCTTGATAATTTATTTATCGTGAACAAGACCTTTGTTAATACACATGAAGGTGCAAAAGGTTTACTTACAAATCGGAAAGCACTTCATATTCAAACACGCGGCGGAGTTTACTCGACCGGCCCAATGGTTGAATTTGAATTCGGCGATCGTTTCTTAACGAAAGTACTTGGATTCTTAGGAATGGAAGTCATGCCAACCGTATTCGCTGAAGGAATGGACCACTTCCCGAAAGAAGTACCTGAAATTATGGCAAAGGCTAAAGAAAAAGCTATTGAAGCGGCAAAAGAAATGGCGAAAGAAACCGTTACCGTTTAA
- a CDS encoding helix-turn-helix transcriptional regulator has translation MEGKAFTPDEVAQLFQISKHTVYELIKRGELQAFKVGNKMRIEHSEIERYKERTKAPAKKTQVDLPNTQTSQPVRLSGSHDFLVEHLVKQTAQDLLLQIQPTYIGSLEGLMMLYRGQSDIAAIHLLDPASQEYNLPFIHQLFVYESIAVVRFVSREQGFIVAKSNPKGIESFNDLTRRDVQFVNRQKGAGTRFLLDSMLSSNGIDPTKINGYSNEEWNHLSTASYISRGMADVAFGIQSAASHLGLDFIPIAKEQFDLVFRFTNENKQNHTNLINYLQSPEFKRSLTDLDGYDIEDLGTIIYQTSKMEETSC, from the coding sequence ATGGAAGGAAAAGCATTTACACCGGACGAGGTAGCCCAGTTGTTCCAAATCTCAAAACATACCGTATATGAACTGATAAAGCGAGGTGAATTACAAGCATTTAAAGTCGGAAACAAAATGAGAATCGAACACTCAGAGATTGAAAGATATAAGGAAAGAACGAAAGCTCCCGCCAAAAAAACGCAGGTGGATTTGCCTAATACACAGACCTCCCAACCTGTCCGACTATCTGGAAGCCATGACTTTCTTGTCGAGCATTTAGTAAAACAAACGGCTCAAGATCTGCTGCTGCAAATTCAGCCAACATACATAGGCAGCCTTGAAGGGTTAATGATGCTTTATCGTGGTCAATCCGACATCGCGGCCATCCATCTATTAGATCCAGCATCTCAGGAATATAATCTACCATTTATTCATCAACTCTTTGTTTATGAATCCATTGCTGTCGTTCGCTTTGTTTCTAGAGAGCAAGGCTTTATAGTCGCAAAGAGTAATCCAAAAGGAATTGAAAGCTTTAACGATCTCACTAGAAGAGATGTGCAGTTCGTTAATCGGCAGAAAGGTGCTGGGACAAGATTTCTTTTAGATTCCATGCTCTCTAGTAATGGAATTGACCCAACAAAAATAAATGGTTACTCCAATGAAGAATGGAACCACCTTTCTACTGCTTCTTATATTAGCCGAGGGATGGCGGATGTGGCTTTTGGAATTCAATCAGCTGCAAGCCATCTTGGACTCGATTTCATTCCAATTGCAAAGGAACAATTTGACCTTGTGTTCCGGTTTACAAATGAAAACAAGCAAAATCATACTAACTTGATTAACTACCTGCAGTCACCTGAATTCAAAAGAAGTTTAACTGATTTAGATGGCTATGATATCGAAGATTTAGGCACTATAATCTATCAAACTAGTAAAATGGAGGAAACATCATGTTAA
- a CDS encoding substrate-binding domain-containing protein, giving the protein MLKNRFFATLFVFMLLFLAACGNTESDQAGEKEKKTEPKEEPTELILATTTSTQDSGLLDVLLPIFEEEDNVKVKTIAVGTGQALEMGTKGEADVLLVHAPKSEEELVTSGDAVNRKRVMYNDFILVGPKDNPANVSGEDINAAFKTISEVKANFVTRGDDSGTHKKELGIWTAVNIQPAGDTYISTGQGMGASLQIANEKNGYILTDRATWLAQEKNLTNLQIVVEGGKDLMNIYHVMQVNPEKHDRVNSSDAEKFVEFMIDSETQDVIESFGKEDYGQSLFFKYTE; this is encoded by the coding sequence ATGTTAAAAAATCGCTTTTTTGCTACACTATTTGTATTCATGCTTCTTTTCCTAGCAGCTTGCGGCAACACAGAAAGTGACCAAGCTGGCGAAAAAGAGAAAAAGACAGAACCAAAGGAAGAACCAACTGAATTAATCCTAGCAACAACCACTAGCACTCAGGACAGCGGCTTATTAGATGTTTTACTGCCAATCTTTGAAGAAGAAGACAATGTAAAAGTAAAAACCATTGCAGTCGGTACAGGACAAGCATTAGAAATGGGTACAAAAGGTGAGGCAGATGTCCTTCTAGTTCATGCTCCTAAATCAGAGGAAGAACTCGTAACTAGCGGTGATGCTGTCAATCGTAAGCGGGTAATGTACAATGATTTCATTTTAGTAGGCCCAAAAGATAATCCTGCAAATGTTAGCGGTGAGGACATTAACGCTGCATTCAAAACAATTTCAGAGGTAAAAGCTAATTTTGTAACTCGCGGCGACGACTCTGGTACTCATAAAAAAGAACTAGGCATTTGGACAGCAGTAAATATCCAGCCTGCTGGCGATACGTATATCTCGACTGGTCAAGGTATGGGTGCTTCTTTACAAATTGCTAACGAAAAAAATGGTTATATTTTAACAGACCGTGCGACATGGTTAGCTCAAGAGAAAAACTTAACAAACCTGCAAATTGTCGTTGAAGGCGGCAAGGACTTAATGAATATTTACCATGTCATGCAGGTTAATCCAGAAAAACACGACAGGGTTAACAGTTCAGATGCAGAAAAATTCGTAGAATTTATGATTGATAGTGAGACACAAGATGTAATTGAAAGCTTTGGTAAGGAAGATTACGGCCAATCTTTATTCTTTAAATACACAGAATAA
- a CDS encoding ABC transporter permease — translation MELIIDGLRKAIEMILTGDREILEITWLTLRVCFMAILISSLIGLPLGMLLGLTRFKGRKVILVFINIGMGLPPVVAGLWITMLLWRSGPLGHLQLLYSPTAIVMAQVLVSLPIVTGLTSSAFQQINDKMLLQIKALGATKIQTIAILLKQTKIAIFAAIMAGFGRVIAEVGAAMMVGGNIQGDTRILTTSIVMEVSKGNFDVALAISFILLTVALLITAALTLLQQRRRVS, via the coding sequence ATGGAACTAATTATTGATGGATTGAGGAAAGCAATTGAGATGATTCTCACGGGCGATAGAGAAATTCTCGAAATAACGTGGCTGACTCTTAGAGTTTGCTTTATGGCCATCCTGATTAGTTCCCTGATTGGCTTGCCGCTGGGAATGCTGCTTGGTCTTACCAGGTTTAAAGGAAGAAAAGTAATCCTAGTGTTCATAAATATCGGCATGGGCCTACCCCCGGTTGTTGCGGGATTATGGATCACAATGCTACTGTGGCGCTCTGGCCCACTAGGACATTTACAATTGCTTTATTCTCCAACGGCGATTGTCATGGCACAAGTGCTAGTTTCCCTGCCAATCGTTACAGGCTTAACAAGCTCTGCCTTTCAACAAATTAACGATAAAATGCTTTTACAAATCAAAGCACTTGGTGCAACCAAAATTCAAACGATTGCAATCCTTCTAAAACAAACAAAGATTGCCATTTTTGCTGCGATAATGGCCGGCTTTGGCCGTGTTATCGCTGAGGTTGGTGCTGCAATGATGGTAGGCGGAAATATTCAAGGAGATACACGAATTTTAACTACTTCTATTGTCATGGAAGTATCAAAAGGTAACTTTGATGTTGCCCTAGCGATTTCCTTTATTTTATTAACGGTTGCTTTATTGATCACTGCAGCCTTAACACTGTTACAGCAAAGGAGGCGAGTATCATGA
- a CDS encoding ATP-binding cassette domain-containing protein: protein MNPLIELRKISYQANSKTILAIPHFQIQEGEFLGIMGPNGAGKSTMLKVMAMLDSFSGGEILYRGQAVPNGTPSLELRRKFSVALQQSLLLEGSVFQNIAIGLKLRKVPKAIIKEKVNLWMEQFQISHLAKKNAHFLSGGEAQRVNLARAMIVEPEILFLDEPFSALDFPTKIKLMDDFKGIIEGSRTTTAFVSHDLMEINYLTNTLAIIVNGEIKQYGPTQRVLEHPNSATTPFLNEWKKFYPLHFNNQKPLSLLR, encoded by the coding sequence ATGAATCCATTGATTGAGCTGAGAAAAATTAGCTATCAGGCAAATTCAAAAACTATTCTTGCCATCCCTCATTTTCAGATTCAAGAAGGTGAATTTCTCGGAATCATGGGCCCCAATGGTGCTGGTAAAAGTACCATGCTTAAAGTAATGGCCATGCTTGACAGTTTTAGTGGCGGTGAGATTTTATACCGCGGGCAAGCCGTTCCAAATGGAACCCCCTCACTTGAACTGCGGAGGAAATTCTCCGTCGCCTTACAGCAATCGTTACTATTAGAGGGCTCTGTTTTTCAAAACATTGCAATTGGACTAAAGCTTAGAAAGGTTCCAAAAGCAATTATTAAAGAAAAGGTAAATTTGTGGATGGAGCAGTTTCAAATCAGTCATTTGGCAAAAAAAAACGCCCACTTCCTTTCAGGCGGTGAGGCACAGCGTGTAAACCTTGCAAGAGCTATGATTGTCGAGCCAGAAATACTTTTTCTTGATGAACCTTTTTCAGCATTGGATTTCCCAACAAAAATCAAATTAATGGATGACTTTAAAGGAATTATTGAAGGTTCAAGAACGACAACTGCCTTCGTCAGCCATGATTTGATGGAAATCAATTATCTTACGAATACTCTTGCCATTATCGTAAATGGAGAAATCAAGCAATATGGACCTACCCAGAGAGTCCTTGAACACCCCAATTCAGCGACTACTCCTTTCCTAAATGAATGGAAGAAATTCTATCCCTTACACTTTAACAACCAAAAGCCGCTATCCCTATTGAGATAG
- a CDS encoding ATP-binding protein yields MFQTLRSKILFYLLLSSMIGILFVSFFMQWGFEESFKNYLDRNREKKIDRIITEIEKGYQKNGHFTRDPVFGFLHEHAMTDQLYFDLYDNRGQLQMGTSNIVGYLNSLGLTEPEPNEEEWHSASYTLRVDNKVIGKLEAIYPIGLIDDEYNFLQTIQLYIYAAVCLTILLSILFSMLFSKKLTSGLNKVSFAANELQQHNLSIRIPLTGLPTEVKQLAISFNNLAESLAKGEMLRKQFTGDLAHELRTPLATLRSQIEAYQDGIWEPTPARLQSSHEELMRLVRLVNELEKLLAAENSQIRLEKVEVEAGNVLLALWEMFVPLFKQKGVLLHIEEPDKELLFPADKDRLMQILSNVLNNALKYTPEGKNVTISVLMEKEGYVGFKVEDEGSGIAEDDIPHIFERFYRGDKSRDRKTGGAGIGLSIVKALMEAHKGFIKVKSRINKGTSIILWFPVEDE; encoded by the coding sequence ATGTTTCAAACACTCCGGTCTAAAATTCTCTTTTATCTTTTACTCAGCTCGATGATTGGAATACTCTTTGTCAGCTTTTTTATGCAGTGGGGATTTGAAGAAAGCTTTAAGAATTATCTAGATCGTAACCGAGAAAAGAAGATTGACAGAATTATTACAGAGATTGAAAAGGGTTATCAGAAAAATGGACATTTTACTAGGGATCCGGTATTTGGTTTCCTCCATGAGCATGCGATGACCGATCAGCTTTATTTCGATTTGTATGATAACCGCGGTCAGTTGCAAATGGGGACCTCTAATATTGTTGGTTACTTGAATAGCCTAGGGTTGACCGAACCCGAGCCAAATGAAGAGGAGTGGCATTCTGCCTCCTATACTCTTAGAGTAGACAATAAAGTGATTGGTAAACTTGAGGCTATTTACCCAATAGGCTTAATTGATGATGAGTATAATTTTTTACAAACGATTCAGTTATACATTTATGCTGCTGTTTGTTTAACGATATTGTTATCGATTCTATTTAGTATGTTATTTTCTAAAAAACTAACCTCAGGATTAAATAAAGTATCTTTTGCAGCAAATGAACTGCAGCAGCATAATCTATCGATTCGGATTCCGTTAACGGGATTACCCACAGAGGTTAAACAGCTTGCGATTTCATTTAATAATCTAGCAGAATCATTGGCAAAGGGTGAAATGTTAAGAAAACAATTTACTGGCGATTTAGCTCATGAACTTCGTACGCCGCTTGCTACGTTAAGAAGTCAAATCGAGGCCTACCAGGATGGAATCTGGGAGCCAACACCGGCCCGTTTGCAATCAAGCCATGAAGAGCTCATGCGATTAGTAAGGCTGGTGAATGAGCTTGAAAAACTGCTCGCAGCCGAGAATTCACAAATTAGATTGGAAAAAGTAGAGGTAGAGGCGGGAAATGTTCTTTTGGCTTTATGGGAAATGTTTGTACCCTTGTTTAAACAAAAAGGTGTACTGCTTCATATTGAAGAGCCCGATAAGGAACTGCTTTTCCCTGCTGACAAGGATCGATTAATGCAAATTCTCTCCAATGTGTTGAATAACGCTCTAAAATACACGCCAGAAGGAAAGAACGTGACCATTTCCGTATTAATGGAAAAGGAAGGGTATGTGGGGTTCAAGGTAGAAGATGAAGGGTCAGGCATAGCAGAGGATGATATTCCGCATATCTTTGAACGCTTTTATCGAGGCGACAAATCACGTGATCGAAAAACAGGCGGAGCTGGAATTGGCCTTTCAATTGTAAAAGCATTAATGGAAGCTCATAAAGGATTCATTAAGGTAAAAAGCCGTATAAATAAAGGAACAAGCATCATTCTATGGTTTCCGGTAGAAGATGAATAA
- a CDS encoding response regulator transcription factor, protein MKILLVDDEKRILEVLEAYLEREGYEIHCADNGIDALKKAKTINPDLIVLDLMLPDISGEEVCRLVRKESDVPILMLTAKSAEDDRINGIVMGADDYLTKPFSPREVVVRVQAILRRVKKTEKVERIEFNKRQLAIDLSKKEVTVKGQDVILTPIEYKLLTNMALNPGRVYSRMDLLEKIQDEGMYYEGYERSVDTHIKNLRKKIELDSRQPLFILTVFGMGYKFGGVLDVSNTPV, encoded by the coding sequence ATGAAAATATTACTAGTAGATGATGAAAAAAGAATACTAGAAGTTCTCGAAGCCTACCTCGAAAGAGAAGGCTATGAAATTCATTGTGCTGATAATGGAATAGACGCCTTAAAAAAGGCTAAAACAATAAATCCAGATTTAATTGTACTAGATTTAATGCTGCCGGATATCTCCGGTGAAGAGGTATGCCGTTTAGTAAGAAAAGAATCAGATGTCCCTATTCTGATGCTGACGGCTAAGTCTGCGGAAGATGACCGTATAAACGGGATTGTCATGGGGGCAGATGATTACCTAACAAAGCCATTTAGCCCGAGGGAAGTAGTGGTAAGGGTACAAGCGATCCTAAGAAGAGTAAAGAAAACAGAGAAAGTAGAACGAATTGAATTCAATAAAAGACAACTGGCAATTGACCTCAGTAAAAAAGAAGTAACGGTTAAAGGTCAGGATGTTATTTTGACACCGATTGAATATAAACTGCTCACCAATATGGCACTTAATCCGGGAAGAGTATACAGTCGAATGGATTTACTTGAAAAAATCCAGGATGAAGGAATGTATTACGAAGGCTATGAGCGAAGTGTCGATACCCATATTAAAAACCTTCGGAAAAAGATTGAGTTGGATTCTAGGCAGCCGCTGTTTATCCTGACCGTATTTGGGATGGGGTATAAATTTGGAGGGGTGCTAGATGTTTCAAACACTCCGGTCTAA
- a CDS encoding flotillin family protein: MELSFWIVIGIVAFILIALVGVFVTKYRTAGPDEALIVTGSFLGNGSVHVDESGNKIKIIRGGGSFILPVFQQAKPLSLLSSKLEVTTPEVYTEQGVPVMADGVAIIKIGGSISEIATAAEQFLGKAKEDRENEAKEVLEGHLRSILGSMTVEEIYKNRDKFSQEVQRVASQDLAKMGLVIVSFTIRDVRDKNGYLDSLGKPRIAQVKRDADIATAEADKETRIKRAEAAKEAKRSELERATEIAEAEKINQLKVAEFRREQDSAKARADMAYELESARSKQEVTEQEMQVKIIERQKQIELEEKEILRRERQYDSEVKKKADADRYSVEQAAAANKAKQIADAEANKYRIEAMAKAEAERVRLDGLSKAEAQKAQGTAEAEIIRLKGLAEAEAKEKIAEAFEQFGQAAILDMIIKMLPEYAKQVASPLANIDKITVVDTGSSGENGGANKITGYATNLMATLQESLKASSGIDVKELIENYSGKGNVKRSIEELTDTIKKTDN; the protein is encoded by the coding sequence ATGGAATTAAGTTTTTGGATTGTTATTGGGATTGTTGCATTTATATTAATCGCTTTAGTCGGTGTTTTTGTCACGAAGTATCGGACAGCTGGGCCGGATGAGGCACTGATTGTTACCGGAAGTTTCTTAGGAAATGGCAGTGTACATGTGGATGAATCAGGCAATAAAATCAAAATCATTCGCGGCGGTGGTAGCTTCATTTTACCGGTGTTTCAACAGGCAAAACCACTTAGCCTGCTTTCAAGCAAGCTTGAGGTAACAACGCCTGAAGTGTATACAGAGCAAGGCGTACCCGTTATGGCAGATGGTGTCGCAATCATAAAAATTGGCGGCTCGATAAGTGAAATTGCCACGGCTGCCGAACAATTCCTTGGTAAGGCAAAGGAAGACCGAGAAAATGAAGCCAAAGAAGTTCTTGAGGGCCACTTACGTTCTATCCTTGGTTCTATGACGGTAGAAGAAATATATAAAAACCGTGATAAATTCTCACAAGAGGTTCAAAGAGTTGCCTCTCAGGACCTGGCGAAAATGGGATTAGTCATCGTTTCCTTTACCATTAGGGATGTCCGCGATAAAAACGGATACCTGGATTCCCTTGGTAAACCTAGAATTGCCCAAGTTAAACGTGACGCTGATATTGCAACGGCTGAAGCTGATAAAGAAACTAGGATTAAAAGAGCAGAAGCTGCAAAGGAAGCAAAGCGTTCTGAATTAGAGCGTGCTACTGAAATTGCGGAGGCAGAAAAAATTAATCAGTTAAAAGTTGCAGAGTTTCGCCGTGAACAAGATAGTGCTAAAGCACGGGCTGACATGGCATATGAATTGGAAAGTGCAAGGTCGAAGCAGGAAGTAACAGAGCAGGAAATGCAAGTTAAAATTATCGAAAGGCAAAAGCAAATTGAATTAGAAGAAAAAGAAATTCTGCGCCGTGAGCGTCAATATGATTCCGAAGTAAAGAAAAAAGCGGATGCGGATCGATACTCCGTTGAGCAGGCTGCTGCTGCGAATAAGGCAAAACAAATCGCAGATGCTGAAGCCAATAAGTATCGAATTGAAGCGATGGCAAAAGCGGAAGCAGAACGTGTTCGACTAGATGGTTTATCCAAAGCAGAGGCCCAAAAGGCACAGGGGACGGCAGAGGCAGAAATTATTCGTCTGAAAGGTTTGGCAGAAGCAGAAGCAAAGGAAAAGATTGCAGAGGCATTCGAGCAATTCGGTCAAGCGGCTATCTTAGACATGATTATTAAAATGCTTCCAGAATATGCGAAGCAGGTCGCAAGCCCGCTTGCTAATATTGATAAAATTACGGTGGTAGACACTGGCAGTTCTGGAGAAAATGGCGGAGCCAATAAGATTACTGGTTATGCAACAAACCTTATGGCCACTCTTCAGGAGTCTCTAAAAGCTTCAAGTGGAATTGATGTGAAAGAACTAATCGAGAACTACTCAGGAAAAGGAAATGTAAAACGAAGCATCGAAGAACTCACAGACACAATCAAAAAGACCGACAACTAA
- a CDS encoding amino acid ABC transporter ATP-binding protein — protein MISIKGLYKQFGKLEVLKGIDLEVEKGNVVVVIGPSGSGKTTMLRCLNVLETPTKGVISIEGNILNFSGAVPAKNIAEFRRLTGMVFQSYNLFPHKTALENVMEGPIIVKKENRSAARKKAQALLEKVGLGDKMDFYPAQLSGGQQQRVGIARALAMEPKVMLFDEPTSALDPELVGEVLKVMKDLANEGMTMIVVTHEMRFAREAADEVIFMDQGVVVERNKPEEIFTNPKEERTRKFLNMIQ, from the coding sequence ATGATTTCGATTAAAGGATTATATAAGCAATTTGGGAAATTAGAGGTTCTAAAAGGGATTGACTTAGAAGTAGAAAAAGGCAATGTAGTAGTGGTTATTGGACCTTCCGGTTCTGGGAAAACGACCATGCTCCGCTGTTTGAATGTATTAGAAACACCGACTAAAGGTGTCATTTCGATAGAGGGAAATATCCTTAATTTCTCAGGTGCTGTACCGGCAAAAAACATTGCAGAATTTCGCCGTTTAACAGGTATGGTGTTTCAAAGTTACAACCTCTTTCCGCATAAAACAGCTCTTGAGAATGTGATGGAGGGTCCAATCATTGTTAAAAAAGAGAACAGAAGTGCTGCACGAAAAAAAGCGCAAGCATTACTTGAAAAGGTCGGTCTAGGGGATAAAATGGATTTTTATCCTGCCCAGCTTTCAGGCGGACAGCAGCAAAGGGTTGGAATTGCTAGAGCATTAGCAATGGAGCCAAAGGTTATGTTGTTTGATGAACCAACTTCCGCTCTTGACCCTGAGCTTGTGGGTGAAGTGTTAAAAGTCATGAAGGACCTTGCGAACGAAGGGATGACGATGATTGTCGTAACACATGAAATGCGCTTCGCAAGGGAGGCAGCAGATGAGGTTATCTTCATGGATCAAGGTGTTGTGGTTGAAAGGAACAAGCCAGAAGAAATCTTCACCAATCCCAAAGAGGAGCGAACGAGAAAATTTTTAAATATGATTCAGTAA
- a CDS encoding amino acid ABC transporter permease: MYLNSIFTDPERTARLIDIAQSSFLPLLKGAIFNTIPLTLISFAIGLILAILTALARISNVKVFQIIARVYVSVIRGTPLLVQLFIIFYGLPTLGIIIDSYIAAVIGFSLSVGAYASEIIRAAILSTPKGQWEAGYSIGMSYSQVLIRIILPQAARVSIPPLSNSFISLVKDTSLASLVLVSEMFRKAQEIAASNYEFLLVYSEAALIYWVICFILSVIQQVMEKKLDRYV, encoded by the coding sequence ATGTACTTAAATAGTATTTTTACCGACCCAGAGAGAACGGCCCGATTGATTGACATTGCTCAAAGTTCCTTTCTGCCCCTTCTGAAAGGGGCTATTTTTAATACCATTCCTTTAACACTGATATCGTTTGCCATTGGATTGATCTTAGCTATATTAACAGCCCTGGCTCGTATTTCTAATGTGAAGGTTTTCCAAATAATAGCAAGAGTTTATGTTTCTGTGATTCGTGGAACTCCCTTATTGGTACAGTTATTTATCATTTTTTATGGCCTGCCCACTCTTGGGATTATAATTGATTCCTATATAGCTGCAGTCATAGGCTTTTCCCTTAGTGTAGGAGCATATGCTTCTGAGATTATACGCGCAGCGATTCTTTCAACCCCGAAAGGGCAATGGGAAGCCGGCTATTCGATTGGAATGAGTTATTCCCAAGTGTTAATAAGAATTATACTGCCCCAGGCAGCTCGAGTTTCTATTCCGCCATTATCGAATTCGTTTATTAGTCTCGTGAAAGATACTTCCCTTGCATCCCTGGTGCTGGTTTCTGAGATGTTCCGTAAAGCCCAAGAAATTGCTGCCAGCAATTATGAATTTTTATTGGTCTATTCTGAAGCTGCCCTTATCTATTGGGTTATTTGCTTTATTCTATCCGTCATACAACAGGTGATGGAAAAGAAACTTGACCGTTACGTGTAA